A region from the Rosa rugosa chromosome 6, drRosRugo1.1, whole genome shotgun sequence genome encodes:
- the LOC133717849 gene encoding uncharacterized protein LOC133717849, whose product MASHGTVQRPSTTSTSPTLPTAHPHEPKDSTPRLKLEFSLCFPFNIPKTPEAAAARIIRNLSYYRLYYTLFIWIILFTTLLPERKLSLIFLISMTSLTCSLLAVMRSVVPADSVVLQYKIIDRRLLLALLVIATMVELIGTRAAMHLYVTLACATPVILVHAFFRVRDDLCVEEEASAAGELVPLTKNTEPKLSDSV is encoded by the coding sequence ATGGCTAGCCATGGCACCGTGCAAAGACCATCCACCACCTCAACATCCCCAACTCTCCCAACAGCTCATCCCCACGAACCGAAAGACTCAACACCAAGATTGAAACTCGAATTCAGCCTCTGTTTTCCATTCAACATCCCCAAGACTCCAGAAGCAGCCGCCGCCCGAATCATCAGAAACTTGAGTTACTACAGATTGTACTACACACTTTTCATATGGATCATACTCTTCACAACCCTCTTGCCGGAGCGCAAGCTCTCCTTGATCTTCTTGATATCAATGACTTCTTTGACCTGCTCGTTACTTGCAGTGATGAGGTCAGTCGTACCTGCTGATTCTGTTGTCCTGCAATACAAGATTATTGATAGGAGACTGCTTCTGGCTTTGCTGGTAATTGCGACCATGGTTGAGCTCATAGGCACACGTGCGGCCATGCATCTGTATGTGACTTTGGCTTGTGCGACTCCAGTGATTTTGGTGCATGCATTTTTCAGGGTTAGAGATGATCTTTGTGTTGAAGAGGAGGCTTCTGCTGCTGGTGAATTGGTTCCACTCACAAAAAACACTGAACCCAAGTTATCAGATTCCGTGTGA
- the LOC133715798 gene encoding dol-P-Man:Man(7)GlcNAc(2)-PP-Dol alpha-1,6-mannosyltransferase yields the protein MASKSSKFLERFGYDVVLGSIAAFYVFMAPYTKVEESFNVQAMHDILYHRQNLDNYDHLEFPGVVPRTFIGALLVSSLASPAVLAMNLLHMPKIYGLLTVRLTLGCIILSTLRFFRLQVREKFGRQVEAFFVILTAAQFHLLFYCTRPLPNILALGAVNLAYGYWLKEKCYAALNCLIFATVILRCDILLLLCPVGLELLLTRSISLWKALKCCTLCALLCIGLTVFVDSIMWKRLLWPEFEVFWFNSVLNRSSEWGTHPFYWYFTSALPRSLLAAYPLFLLGILLDRRVLPFVIPVLSFVLLYSKLPHKELRFIINSIPIFNLSAAIAATRIYNNRKKTFWNFLYLIMLGLLLISLGCTAITFMASNENYPSGHALKHLHKIGHLGNRTNEILVHIDTFSAMNGISRFCEHDFPWRYSKEEEIRVEELCQRDFNYLINEHPAINGFKCLSSINGFSRVRLQIGFPPILLVKEPKVYIHGNIKHSDVLNGIWPGCS from the exons ATGGCTTCCAAGTCTTCGAAATTTCTAGAGCGATTTGGTTACGATGTGGTACTGGGATCAATAGCTGCGTTTTACGTCTTCATGGCGCCCTACACTAAGGTTGAAGAAAGCTTCAACGTTCAG GCAATGCATGATATTCTATATCATCGACAAAACTTGGACAAT TATGATCATTTGGAGTTCCCCGGAGTTGTTCCTCGCACGTTCATCG GTGCTTTGCTTGTATCAAGTTTGGCATCGCCTGCTGTTCTAGCAATGAATTTGCTGCACATGCCAAAGATTTATGGTCTTCTTACAG TTCGTTTGACATTAGGTTGCATCATATTATCTACATTACGCTTCTTTCGTCTTCAG GTTAGAGAAAAATTTGGACGTCAAGTAGAAGCTTTCTTTGTAATACTGACTGCAGCTCAGTTCCACCTTCTGTTCTATTGTACCCGTCCACTTCCAAATATACTAGCTCTAGGTGCAG tCAACTTGGCATATGGATATTGGTTAAAGGAGAAGTGTTATGCAGCTTTAAACTGTCTG ATCTTCGCTACAGTTATCCTAAGATGTGATATTTTGTTACTTCTCTGTCCTGTTGGCTTGGAGCTTTTGTTG ACTAGATCAATTTCATTATGGAAGGCATTGAAGTGCTGCACTTTGTGTGCTCTATTATGCATAG GTCTCACTGTATTTGTAGATTCAATAATGTGGAAAAGATTACTTTGGCCTGAATTTGAAGTTTTCTGGTTCAACTCTGTTCTGAATCGTAGTTCAGAGTGGGGC ACACATCCATTTTACTGGTACTTCACTTCAGCACTTCCCCGCTCATTGCTTGCTGCATACCCTCTTTTCCTG CTAGGGATCTTACTTGACAGAAGAGTTTTGCCATTCGTTATTCCAGTCTTGTCATTTGTTTTACTATACTCTAAGCTTCCCCATAAG GAGCTCCGCTTCATCATTAATTCAATTCCAATCTTCAATTTATCTGCCGCAATTGCAGCTACTAGAAT CTATAACAATAGAAAAAAGACATTCTGGaactttctttatttaattatgcTCGGATTACTGTTGATCAG TCTAGGGTGCACGGCCATAACTTTTATGGCGTCCAATGAGAATTATCCGAGTGGTCATGCTTTAAAACATTTGCATAAGATTg GTCATCTTGGGAACAGAACAAATGAAATTTTGGTTCATATTGATACCTTTTCAGCCATGAATGGAATATCCCGCTTTTGTGAACATGATTTTCCGTGGAG GTATTCTAAAGAGGAAGAGATTCGGGTGGAAGAATTATGCCAGAGAGATTTCAACTACCTTATCAA TGAGCATCCTGCAATCAATGGATTCAAGTGTCTATCCAGTATAAATGGGTTCTCACGTGTTCGTCTTCAAATTGGCTTCCCACCAATTTTACTG GTTAAAGAGCCCAAAGTATATATTCATGGAAATATAAAACACAGTGATGTCCTCAACGGAATTTGGCCAGGCTGCTCCTGA